The nucleotide window TAAAAATAACCAACTCAGGTCTTCCTGAATCTCCTTGTTCTGGAAAAGTTTCATATACTTCTGCCAATAATTGCAGCATAAATGTAGAAAACAACTTGGGTTTATCTTGTATATCTGTTAATCTTAATACAGATATAACTCCTCTTCCATCATCATCTATTCTAGTAAGGTCTTCAACTTCAAAAGATTTTTCGCCAAAAAACAAATCTCCTCCTTGTTGTTCTATCTCAATAATTTTACGCAAAATAGCACCTGTAGAAGATGTAGAAATTCTACCATATTCTGCTTGAATAGCTTCTTTACCTTCTTGAGTTACAAATTGTAAAACCTTTTTAAAATCTTTAATATCTAAAAGAGGTAATTTATGATCATCACAATACTTAAAAATAATGGCAACAATTCCACTTTGCGTTTCTGTTAAATCTAAAATTCTAGATAATAAAACAGGCCCAAATTCAGAAATTGTGGCACGCATTTTAGTACCATTTTGTTCTGAGATTGATAAAACTTCAATAGGAAACTTTTTAGCCTCGAATGGAAAACCTATTTTTTGATGACGTTCATCTATTTTTGGATGACCAGGACTCTCTTTGGCCAAACCAGAAAGGTCTCCTTTAATATCCATTAGCAAAACAGGAATACCTTTTTCTGATAAATTTTCTGCTAAAACTTGTAACGTTTTGGTTTTACCTGTACCTGTTGCACCTGCTATTAAACCATGTCTGTTTAAGGTTTTAAGAGGTACCTTTACGATTGCATCAGTAATAGTTTCCTCACCCAACATTGCAGCTCCAAGTGCAATAAAATCGCCTTTAGTTGTATAGCCCTTGTTTATGTAATCAAAAAAATCCTCTCTTTGGCTCATCAAAATAAATTTTGATAAAAATAAGTAAAGTTTAAGAGTAAGAAAATAAAATTGAGACTTTGTTAAATTAAAAATTAATTTATTTAGGCACTAGATACGTTTACTTAGCTAACCAATGAAATGTATATATGCTAAAAACATCTCTATCTTTTAAATTTACTTTAATCGAAGTTGAATAAGGAAAAGAATTAAAATTTGTTTTGTCTATTACAATGCTCTTAGAATTTTCTGTATTCCCAAAACTGATTTCTTAAAAAGAAAAGGAAATACTAAAAACCTAGTTAAAATATAGTTATCATTTTTGCTTACGAATGGACTTATCTTTAAGCACCTTTTCCCAATATTTCTTTGCAACAAATAATAATCCAAAACTTTCACTTTTCTCTTTTCCAAGATGCTTGTGATGCATTTTATGCGCCCATTTTATAGCTTTTATGTATGTGTTGTTACTTCTAGAAAACCACTTAAAACGCTGATGAATTATAACATCATGAACTAAAAAATAAGCCAAACCATATAGTGCAATTCCAAATCCAATACCAGCAAGCCAATATGTTTTATCTTGTAATCCTATCATAATACACAACCAACTTGGTATTGCAAAAATTAAAAAGAAGGCATCATTTTTCTCGAAAAAGTGAGCATTTGGTTTGTGATGATCTTCATGCAAATACCACAAAAATCCGTGCATTACGTATTTATGCATTGCCCAAGTTATTCCCTCCATTATAATGAACGTTACTAAAGTAATTGATAAGATAAAAAGAAAGATCATTTAAAAAATAAACTAATAGTTATAAAAAATATAAGCTGAATTATAAACAAATAAACTGCGAATTTATTCTGTTTATTGAATTTCAAAATTACGAATAAATACTGTAAAATTAAACTACCAAAAAACCAACACACATAATTATATATTGGAATTTCTCCATATGGAAACCATTGCCAAAAATTTAATTTAATAGCTACTGGCTCTAAAAATAAATCTAAGAAAACAGCTATAAATGCAGCTATAATTGCCAATAAATGAATTTCTAATTGATTAGAAATAGTAAAATTATATTTTACTTTAAGCCAGTTATAAACTTGATAGGTTAAAATACCAACACAATACATAGTTGTAAACCACAAAACACCTAATAAAACAGGAACTCCAAATATTTTGTAGCCCATAACACTTGAGTATTCATAATCTCCAAAAAGAAGTCCTGTATTAATACCTATAACTTCATAAGTAAGCCCTGCAAAAATGCATGCACTAAAAAAAAACCAAAGTGATTTATTAATTTTTTGATGCGTATAAAGAACCAATAGCATTGATATGATTAAATTCAAAGGTGTGTTATCAATAAAAAAATCATGATAATCAGTAAAAAGCAAGCCAATAATAGCACTTAAATGAAATAATAGACTTATTCCTAAAGCTAATTTGTATTTACGTTTAAATAAACTACTGGATGTCATCTGCTACCAATTTTGCACTTTTAAAACACAATGGAATTCCTCCTCCTGGATGTACACTTCCTCCACAGAAATATAAATTTTTATAGCGTTTGCTTTTATTTTGTTGTCTAAAAAATGCAGCCATTTTACTGTTACTACTTGTTCCATATAAAGAACCCATAAAACTAGCTGTTTTTTCTTGAATATTTAAAGGAGAAAGCGTGTCTTCTGCAACAATATGCTTTTCAAGATTAGTGTTTAATCCTTTATTGATCTGTTTGATTATGAACCTCTTTACTTTTTCTTTTTGCTCTTCCCAATTATGTTCATTGTGTGCAGGAGCATTAACCATTACAAACCAATTTTCACTTTTATCTGGAGCGTGATTTTTGTCGTATTTAGAAGTTATATTTACATAAATGGTTGGCTCATCAGGTAAAATAGAATCATTAAAAATTTGTTCAAACTCTTTCTTATAATCTTCACTAAAAAAGATATTATGTAAACCTAATTCTGAAAAAGTAGTATTTATACCCCAATAAAAGATAAAAGCACTACTGCTTCTTTCTTGCTTTAAAACTTTATCTGCAAACTTATTATCTTCAAGTAATTTTTTATAGGTATAATAAATATCCATATTACTTACAATAATATCTGCTTTGTGTCTTTTTCCATTCACAACAACTCCTGCAACTGTTTCATTTAGAGTTTCAATTTTTTCAACTTTGCTGTTGTTATGAAATTTAACACCAACATCTTTTGCTAATTTCACTAAAGCATTAGTAATACTTATCATTCCTCCATTTGGATAAAAAGTTCCTTGACTTTGTTCCAAACTAGAAATCATACTTAACATCGCTGGTGCTTTATATGGATTACTACCATTATAGGTTGCAAAACGATTAAAAAGTTGCACCATTTCTGGCGTTTTAAAGCTAGATTCGTTAAAGCTATTTAAAGATTTTGAAATGTATGGAAACTTAACACTAAGCAAAGCTTTATAAGTTTCACTTTTTGTGATCAAACTTAAATCTAAGGGAAAATCTAAAAATAGTTCTCCTATGTTTTTATAAGCTTTTTTACTGTTTTCAAGATATTTCTTAATGTTTACTGATGGTTCACCAAAAACTTTTTCTGCTTCATCAGCAAAAGCATCACCATTTTTTTGAGCGGTAATTTTTTTACCATTTGCAAAAAAATAACGACAGCTTTCGTCTAAAGAACGATATGTAAAATAGCTGGTAATATCTTTTTTGGCCAAACTAAAAAGTGCTTCTATATTTTCTGGAGCTGTAAAGAGGGATGGACCAGCATCAAAAGTAAAACCATCTTTTTTAAATGAAGATAGCTTACCTCCAAAATAAGAATTTGCTTCATAAACAGAAACATCGTAATTCTTTAAAGCCAATCGAATTGAGGTGGCTAAACCTCCAATTCCACTGCCAATAATAGCTACTTTATTCATTTGTTTAACATTTCAGTAAAAATATGAAACAAAAAACATTTAACCTTGTTTTTTGATTAAATTATATACAATTATTTCTTAAAATTTAAACAGGTATTATTCCTCCTTAAATGAGATGTATCAGAAAAAAAGAGAGCACTGAATACAGATTTAAATAGACGAATTATTTTTCAATTTTTTGTTGAATAGTAAAACGCGTAAACATATCCTCACTATACCAATTTTGTTTTCTCGTTTTTTGAATAACAGCTTTGTGATTTGGCATTCTATATGCAAATTTTTTCATCATTGCTTTTGATTCCCAAACACTGAAAGTAGCTTGTTTAACCCAAGGAATTTCTCCAACTCCATAAGAAGTAATAAATCCTTCTGCTGTAGCCATTTGAGATGCAATTGGTGCTACGTTTTTCCAAAAATATTGTAATTTATTTAGGCGAATCGTTGCTCTAGTTAACACAGCTATTTCTCCTTCATAATCTGTAGTTGGTGGTAATTCACCAAAAACCTTTTTCTTGTCCCACAAACCATGACCTTCAATAGGTTTTAATAAATATATGGTTTGGTTTTTACAAAATAAATCGAACCACTTTAAAATGAAACTTCCAAATTGATCTTTTAAAGTTAAATCACCTTCATAAGTAACTAATATAGACCATTGAGATAAATCTGGAACTTTATCAAAAGTACCATTTTTACCTGTTCCCATCAATTTATAAAATTGGATGTTTTGATTTAAAAATAAAGGAATTCTAAAGATTGCCATTGATAAAAACCCAAAAATGGCAGAAATTGGATAATATTTTACAATGATTAAACTAGCTTTCAAAATGATATTTACGCTTCAATTAATTAATTATCAAAGATAGTAAGTAATTGAAGTGAATTACTATCTGATTTGCTGTTTTATTAAGTAAATTAGACAATTTGACTTTTTAAAAAGAGTTGTATTTATAACGAAAACAAAATGTATTAGTCAATCCAGTTTTTAAAATCTTTTACACGTTCTCTACTTACAATGATTTCTTGTTCATTATAAGAATGTAACATCAATTTTAACCTTGAATTAGAATATGCAATAATGTCTTTAATTGCATTAATATGAACAATATAAGTTCTATTAACTCTAAAAAAATGTTCTGGATCTAGTTGTTCTTGCCAATTTTCTAAAGAATGATCTAACAAGTAATTTCTGTTTTCTGTAGTATGAATGTAGGTTGATTTATTCTCACTGTAAAAACACTCAATTTCATCTATATGAATAATTTTAATGTGCTGCCCGACTTTAATAGATAGCCTCTTCTTAAATTTACGATCTACAGGATTTACCAATAATTTTCTAATATCATCTAAATTAACCTGCACATCTGTTTCTTTTGGTTGTTGCTTTTTAAATTGCCTAACAGCAGCAGTTAACTCATCATCATCTATAGGCTTTAAAAGGTAATCTATACTATTTAATTTAAAGGCTTTTAGAGCATATTCATCATAAGCAGTTGTAAAGATAATAGCCGATTTTACATCTATTTCTTCAAATATTTCAAAAGACAAACCATCTGATAATTGGATATCTAAAAATATCAAATCTGGATGTGTGTTATTTTGTAACCAGTTTAAAGATTCTTCTACAGAATGCAACATTTGTTGCACTTCTATATCTAATTCTGCTAACATTCTACTTAATCTTCTAGCAGCTGGTTTTTCATCTTCAATTATTAGTACATTCATTTTGTTTTATTCTAAAATCTTCTTCTTTCTTCTTCTTTATCTAAATATTCTTGTATTTTTCTCTCTTCCCAATCTCTACTAAATCCTAACGATTTAAAACCGAAAACTCCCATCCAATGAAAGAAGATTCCTATTCCCCAAAAAATCCAGGTAGAATACACACCAAAGTTAGAAAATGTATCTGTAAAAGAATATCCACTTTGCATTAAGCCAAAGATAATAATACCACTTATAAATAAGTTTACTAAAACATAAACAACTGCATGAATATAATAACCTTTTATGGCCTTTACACGCTTTTTTGCACGTTGGTAGTTTTGCTCTTGTATAAATTGATTATCCATAAATCCTAATTCTTTTTATTCATAAATTCTTGAATCTTTTTTTCTTCCCAAGTTTTACCAAAACCTAATTTACTAAAACCAAAAACTCCAAACCAGTGAAAAAATAAACCTATACTTATGCCTCCTACTGCATACCAAAAGAAATGAAATGATGGTACAAATTGTAAGTTTACCAATACAATTATAATAATTGCTAATATAGAAATACCAAAGTGTACATAAAAACCTTTAATTTCTTTTACTTTCTTTTTCGTTTTAAGATAATATTGTTCTTGTATAAATTCTGATTTATCTTCATGGTTTAACATTGCTTCATTCAATTTGTTTGCTTCCCAATTATTAAAGAATTTTGCTGAACCAAAAACATAAAACCAGTGTATAATTAAACCTACAGCCCAAGCTACTAATGCAAACCAAAACCACTCAAATTGTGGAGCCGTTTTTAAATTGATAAATATTAAAAATGGTGGAATAAAAAAGGTAGCTATTAAATGTGTGTAAAAACCTTTAATTTCCTCTATTCTTTTTGCTGCTTTTAATCGCAGTTGATGATCGCTTGAATTTATATTCATATTAAAGGTTATCATTTTGTTCATCTAAATATTGTTGTACTTTTCTCTTTTCCCAATCTTTATTAAAAAATAAATTAATGCCAAAAGTATTGATAGCTTGAAACGCAATTCCTATTCCCCAATAAAACCAGATTTTATAATTATGATAGTTAAAAAAAGCTTGGTTAAAGGTATCTCCATCATTCATATCACCTACTATAAATATGGCTGATAAAAATGTATTTACTGCTAAGTATATGGCTAAATGTTTATAGAATTTACTAATTCTTTCTACTCGCTTACGAGCCAAAATATATTTCTGTTCTTGTGTATATTCTCTTTGCATTATCTTAATCTTTTTTGTTGATTCTCCTCATCCATCATCTCTTTAATTTTTCTTTCTTCCCAATTTCTACCTAAGAAAATGTTATAGTTATTTACTTCTAAAAAGTGAAATACTAAACCTATTCCCCATCCAAAAATTGGAAACCAGAACCAATAAAAACCTGGTGAAAATCTTAAATTGATAAATATTAAAAATGGTATTACTAAACAGTATGAAGCTAAATTTTGATAAAATTCCTTTAGTTTTTCAACTCTTTCTACTGCTTTAACGTACTTGCTATTTTCTAAATCTTCTGTAAACATAATTTCGTTCATTTTATATAAGAGAGGTAAACTCACCTTAAATGTTTTATTGTTATTTTCTATTCTAACCCCTTGTTTAGTTAATAAACCATACCTATCTGCAATATTTTGTAAACCAACTTTGGTACTTTTACCTATTGCCTCTTTTGGGTTAATATTGTTTTCTATAATTAAAAAACTTCCTTCTTGATAAATATTTATGGTTAATGGTTTAGAAGGTGAAACCACATTGTGTTTTACTGCGTTTTCTAACAGTAATTGTAATGATAATGGTACAATTTTAAGCTCTTGATCTGTTACATCATCTGGAATATTAAACTTCACAGCCTCTTCAAATCGCATTTCTAATAATTGCATGTATGTTTTTGCAAATCTCAATTCTTCAGAAATAGGCACTAAGTCTTTATTTCTCTGTTCTAAAACATACCTGTAAACTTTAGATAATTTAGTAGTAAACTTTTCTGCTTGATTAGGATTCTCTCCAATTAAACTGGTTAATACATTTAAACTATTAAATAGAAAATGAGGATCTAATTGATTTTTTAAAGATTCAAATTTTGCAGTTTCTGTTTTGGCTACAATTTGCTGTTTTGTACTTTCTTGTTTTACCGATTTTTTCCACTCCATCATAAATCCTCTTGCATGCAAAAATGCTGATACTCCAAAAGAAAGTATAATGTAGAAAACATGCATCAACATAAAGTTTCCACTAAAAAAATAATCTGGATTATTATTACTGATGATGATAAAATTCACATAGTTTATCAAAAGAACAATAGGTATTGTATATAAAACAGATGAGATAATACCTGCCCAAACTCTTGCATTGGTATGTTCTACCCAAGACCATTTTGTGTTCAGTGCATGATTAATTACACCTTGTGCAAAGCCCAATCCAAAAGAATACATAGCAGAAATTAAAAAGGTATATGCAATACTTAATAAGTCGAAATCTTGGTTGATTAAAGTAAAAACTACTGCAAAAATGATAGTAATTTTTAAACTGACTAAAACACCTTCTTTCATATTGTTTTGTACTACTCTGCTATTTGTATTCATACTTGGCATATGGTTTTACTAAAATTTGATAATTAAAGATACATTTTTATCAGCAACTACAAACTTTGCATCATCATAATTTGGTGGTCCAAAACTCATAACATTATTAGAAACACCATAATCTTCTATTGGCATTCTGTTTGCAGAAAAATCCATTCTGTCATTATTATTTTTATCATGGTAACAAGTAATTGCATATTCACCAGGAACAACATTTTCAAACTCAACTACGGTTTTACCATTTTCTATTTTGGCATTTTTAGCCATGATTGGCTCTTTCATAAAATTCTCTTTATTATAAAGAGCAAATCCAACTTTACCTTCATCAGAAGAAATGTTTTCTATAGTTACTTTAATGGTTTTGTTTTGAGCTGTAATTGAAGTTGAAATAAACATTACAGTTGCAAATAAAAGAGATACTAGAAGTTTCATAATTTTTAGTTTTTTAGATTAATTATGGTACAAATATGCAACTGAACTAAAGTTTTTAAAAGTAAATAGTACTGAACTGTATTTTTTTTAGGCTGAATTGTAAAAATGTATATACTTTACTTTAAAGCCCTTATAATTTAGTCATAGAAACCTTAGTTCTATTATGAATTTCAAAAAATCAAATGTTGTTTTTTTATAATATGACAAAAATTTAAAATAAATGCTTAATAGTTACCAAGGATTCAATAAAATAAATACATTTGTCCTATAATATTGATATATATTTTGATTAAACAACAATACATAACAGCAATTTTAAACTTTACTTCTAGTAGTAAAGCTGCTTTTGTGCGTCGCTCTTTCTCTGAGCGCCCTTTGGGTGTTTAATAATTCTTAGGAATTAGGTGCGTCCAATTCCATTCTTCAAAACTTTTACAAAAAACATTACAAATCTTAACAAATCAAAACAATGCAAATTGTTATTGCAAATAAATCGCATATTATTTATGCAAATATCATCTGTGACACTATAGCAGAAGCTGCTAAAGTAAGAGGTACTGGTATTGCAAAAAGAAAACCTGAATACGTTGCCAAGAAAATGGAAAATGGCAATGCTGTTATTGCTTTAGATTATGGTAAGTTTGCTGGCTTCTGTTATATAGAACAATGGGGACATGGAAAATTTGTGGCTAATTCTGGTTTAATTGTGCATCCTGATTACAGAAATATTGGTTTAGCCAAACAAATAAAAGAAGTCATCTTTCAGCATTCTAGAACTAAGTTTCCTAATGCCAAAGTATTTAGTATTACCACAGGTTTAGCTGTTATGAAACTAAATAGTGATTTAGGCTACAAACCTGTTACATTTTCTGAGTTGACAGATGACCAAACCTTTTGGAATGGCTGTCAAACCTGTAAAAACTTCGATATTTTAACAAGAACAGAAAGAAAAATGTGCTTATGTACAGGAATGTTATTTGATCCTAAAAACCAAAATGAAAACGAAACAAAAGAGGTTAAGGAAAACGTTTACAAAAGATTAAAATCAATGAAACAGAACTTGTTTCTAAAAAAAGATAAAAAATGAAAAAATTAGTTATTGCTTATAGTGGAGGATTAGATACTTCTTATTGTGCTGTAAGTTTATCAAAAGAATATGATGTGCATGCTGTAAGTGTAAATACTGGTGGTTTTACATCAGAAGAAATTAAAAACATAGAAAGTAACGCTTATAAAATGGGGGTTACAACTTATAAAAATATTGATGCAGTTTCCACTTTTTACAATAAAGTAGTTAAGTATTTAATTTTTGGAAACGTACTAAAAAATGCTACATATCCACTTTCTGTTAGCGCAGAAAGAATTATACAAGCTATAGAAATTATAGAATATGCAAAAAGCATAAATGCAGAATATATTGCTCATGGTAGTACAGGTGCAGGAAATGATCAAGTTAGATTTGATATGATTTTTCAAACCTTAGCACCAGGAATTAAAATTATTACCCCAATTAGAGATCAAAAGCTATCTAGACAAGAAGAAATAGATTATTTAAAGTCTGAAGGGATTGATATGAATTGGGAAAAATCTAAATATTCTGTAAACAAAGGTCTTTGGGGAACAAGTGTTGGTGGTGTACAAACTCTAAAATCAGAAAAACCTTTACCTAATGAAGCTTATCCTTCTCAACTTAAAAAAGAAGAAGAAGAAAAAGTAACCTTATCATTTAAAAATGGAGAGTTTGTTGCTTTAAATGGTGAGCAAAACAAACCAGAAATAAATATTGAAAAACTAAATGATATTGCTTCTCAATTTGCAATTGGTAGAGATATTCATGTTGGTGATACAATTGTGGGTACAAAAGGTAGAGTTGGTTTTGAAGCTGCAGCAGCTTTAATTACAGTAAAAGCACATCATTTATTAGAGAAACATACACTTACAAAATGGCAATTGCAACACAAAGAATATTTGTCTAGTTTTTATGGAATGCATTTGCATGAAGGTCAATACTTAGATCCAGTAATGAGAGATACTGAAGCATTTTTGCAAAGTTCTCAGAAGATGGTTTCTGGTAATGTTGTGGTTTCTTTAAAACCTTATCACTTTACTTTAGATGGTATTGTATCAGATCACGATTTAATGTCTAGTGCATTTAGTACTTATGGTGAAGAAAATAAAGCTTGGTCTGCAGATGATGCAAAAGGTTTTATTAAGATTTTAGGAAATCAGAACAAAATATATCAACAAGTAAATTCTTAATGATGTTAGAAGTAGGAATTATAGGTGGTGCAGGTTACACTGCAGGTGAATTGATTAGATTACTATTAAATCATCCAGAAACAAACATTAATTTTGTGTACAGTACTTCAAATGCTGGCAACAAATTATACAATGTACATCAAGATTTAATTGGTGCTACAGAAATTAGTTTTACGAGTGAAATAAATGCTGATGTTGATGTACTATTTTTGTGCTTAGGTCATGGAAATTCAACTGCGTTTTTACAAAAAAACAAGTTTTCTGATCACACAAAAATTATAGATTTAAGTAATGACTTTAGGTTACTTGCTGATAAAAATTTTGAAGGAAAAGAATTTGTTTATGGTTTACCAGAATTAAATAAGAAAGATATTATATCAGCAAAATATATTGCAAATCCTGGTTGTTTTGCTACTGCTTTACAACTAGCAATTTTACCTTTAGCTGCAAACGGATTGTTAGAAAATGATGTGCATATAAATGCTGTTACAGGTGCAACTGGAGCAGGAACATCTTTATCTGCAACTACTCATTTTACTTGGAGAGATAATAATTTTTCTCATTACAAGGCTTTTAATCATCAGCATTTAGGTGAAATTAATCAAACAGTAAATCAGTTACAAAATGATTTTGATTCAGAAATTAACTTTATGCCAAATAGAGGAGATTTTTCTAGAGGAATTTTTGCAACAACTTACACCAAATTTGAAGGATCTTTAGAAGAAGCTACAGAAATGTATAAATCTTATTATAAAGATGCAGCTTTTACATTTGTGGCTGAACAAAGCATATTTTTAAAACAAGTAGTCAATACCAATAATTGTTTGATTCATTTAGAAAAACATGGAAATAAATTACTGATTACAAGTACAATAGATAATTTGTTAAAAGGAGCTTCTGGACAAGCCATTCAAAATATGAACCTAATGTTTGGTTTTCAAGAGGATACAGGTCTAAAATTAAAAGCAAACTATTTTTAAACGTAAACTATGAAAATAGCAATAATAGGAACAGGAAATTTAGGAAAATCAATTGCAAAAGGTTTAATTACCAACAATGCAATTACCTCTCTATACTTAACCAAAAGAAATATTGAAGGACTTGCTGAGTTTGAAGGATATACTAATGTTCATTTAACTACAGATAATCTTTTAGCAGTTCAAAAATCTGATATCATCATATTTGCAGTACAACCTGCACATTTTGAAGGTATTTTAAAAATGATTAAACCGTATTTAACTGAGAAACATGTGTTAATTTCCACAATTACTGGTTTTTTAATTCCACAGATTGAGCAAGAAATTGGTGAAGACAAATTTATTATTCGTGCAATGCCAAATACAGCAATTGCTGTTGGTAAATCTATGACCTGTTTGTGTAGTAATACTCAAGGAGAAAAAAGAATACAAATAGCAGAAGCTATATTTAATAGATTAGGTCATTCTTTAAGTATACCAGAATCACAAATGCAAGCTGCAACAGTAGTTTGTGCAAGTGGTATTGCTTTTTGGATGCGTTTAATACGTGCAACTACTCAAGCTGCTATTCAGTTAGGTTTTGATGCAAAAGAGGCACAAGAACTAGCGATGTTTACTAGTGAAGGAGCAGCTAATTTATTAATTACAAATGGTAATCATCCAGAAGAAGAAATTGATAGAGTAACCACGCCAAAAGGTTGTACCATTGAAGGTTTAAATGAAATGGAGCATAAAGGTTTGAGTTCTTCTTTAATTCAAGGTATGGTTGCTTCTTTCAACAAAATTAATAACATTAAAAAAGAACAAATATGAGTTTGTTTAATGTATATCCATTATTTGACATTACACCTGTAAAAGCAACAGATGTTTTTGTGTATGATGAAAATGGAACTGAATATTTAGATTTATATGGTGGGCATGCAGTTATTTCTATTGGGCATTCTCATCCAAAATATGTGAAGGCAATATCTGATCAAGTTGCAAAAATGGGTTTTTATAGT belongs to Polaribacter dokdonensis and includes:
- a CDS encoding helicase HerA-like domain-containing protein, whose product is MSQREDFFDYINKGYTTKGDFIALGAAMLGEETITDAIVKVPLKTLNRHGLIAGATGTGKTKTLQVLAENLSEKGIPVLLMDIKGDLSGLAKESPGHPKIDERHQKIGFPFEAKKFPIEVLSISEQNGTKMRATISEFGPVLLSRILDLTETQSGIVAIIFKYCDDHKLPLLDIKDFKKVLQFVTQEGKEAIQAEYGRISTSSTGAILRKIIEIEQQGGDLFFGEKSFEVEDLTRIDDDGRGVISVLRLTDIQDKPKLFSTFMLQLLAEVYETFPEQGDSGRPELVIFIDEAHLVFEEASKALLNQIESIVKLIRSKGIGLYFVTQNPKDVPEDILAQLGLKIQHALRAFTAKDRKAIKLAAENYPTSDYYDTKEVLTQLGIGEAFVSVLNEKGIPTPLARTMLRAPMSRMDILTDQELSQVINNSRLIHKYNNNLDRESAYELLNQKIKDINDAEQKAIEDAERQKEIERLAKQKAREENYKRSSRRSTRQDPLVKVLTSATFIRAVFGILKKVIK
- a CDS encoding carotenoid biosynthesis protein, encoding MTSSSLFKRKYKLALGISLLFHLSAIIGLLFTDYHDFFIDNTPLNLIISMLLVLYTHQKINKSLWFFFSACIFAGLTYEVIGINTGLLFGDYEYSSVMGYKIFGVPVLLGVLWFTTMYCVGILTYQVYNWLKVKYNFTISNQLEIHLLAIIAAFIAVFLDLFLEPVAIKLNFWQWFPYGEIPIYNYVCWFFGSLILQYLFVILKFNKQNKFAVYLFIIQLIFFITISLFFK
- the crtD gene encoding 1-hydroxycarotenoid 3,4-desaturase CrtD — protein: MNKVAIIGSGIGGLATSIRLALKNYDVSVYEANSYFGGKLSSFKKDGFTFDAGPSLFTAPENIEALFSLAKKDITSYFTYRSLDESCRYFFANGKKITAQKNGDAFADEAEKVFGEPSVNIKKYLENSKKAYKNIGELFLDFPLDLSLITKSETYKALLSVKFPYISKSLNSFNESSFKTPEMVQLFNRFATYNGSNPYKAPAMLSMISSLEQSQGTFYPNGGMISITNALVKLAKDVGVKFHNNSKVEKIETLNETVAGVVVNGKRHKADIIVSNMDIYYTYKKLLEDNKFADKVLKQERSSSAFIFYWGINTTFSELGLHNIFFSEDYKKEFEQIFNDSILPDEPTIYVNITSKYDKNHAPDKSENWFVMVNAPAHNEHNWEEQKEKVKRFIIKQINKGLNTNLEKHIVAEDTLSPLNIQEKTASFMGSLYGTSSNSKMAAFFRQQNKSKRYKNLYFCGGSVHPGGGIPLCFKSAKLVADDIQ
- a CDS encoding 2TM domain-containing protein, which produces MNTNSRVVQNNMKEGVLVSLKITIIFAVVFTLINQDFDLLSIAYTFLISAMYSFGLGFAQGVINHALNTKWSWVEHTNARVWAGIISSVLYTIPIVLLINYVNFIIISNNNPDYFFSGNFMLMHVFYIILSFGVSAFLHARGFMMEWKKSVKQESTKQQIVAKTETAKFESLKNQLDPHFLFNSLNVLTSLIGENPNQAEKFTTKLSKVYRYVLEQRNKDLVPISEELRFAKTYMQLLEMRFEEAVKFNIPDDVTDQELKIVPLSLQLLLENAVKHNVVSPSKPLTINIYQEGSFLIIENNINPKEAIGKSTKVGLQNIADRYGLLTKQGVRIENNNKTFKVSLPLLYKMNEIMFTEDLENSKYVKAVERVEKLKEFYQNLASYCLVIPFLIFINLRFSPGFYWFWFPIFGWGIGLVFHFLEVNNYNIFLGRNWEERKIKEMMDEENQQKRLR
- a CDS encoding 2TM domain-containing protein, which produces MQREYTQEQKYILARKRVERISKFYKHLAIYLAVNTFLSAIFIVGDMNDGDTFNQAFFNYHNYKIWFYWGIGIAFQAINTFGINLFFNKDWEKRKVQQYLDEQNDNL
- a CDS encoding beta-carotene hydroxylase; protein product: MEGITWAMHKYVMHGFLWYLHEDHHKPNAHFFEKNDAFFLIFAIPSWLCIMIGLQDKTYWLAGIGFGIALYGLAYFLVHDVIIHQRFKWFSRSNNTYIKAIKWAHKMHHKHLGKEKSESFGLLFVAKKYWEKVLKDKSIRKQK
- a CDS encoding spheroidene monooxygenase, whose protein sequence is MKASLIIVKYYPISAIFGFLSMAIFRIPLFLNQNIQFYKLMGTGKNGTFDKVPDLSQWSILVTYEGDLTLKDQFGSFILKWFDLFCKNQTIYLLKPIEGHGLWDKKKVFGELPPTTDYEGEIAVLTRATIRLNKLQYFWKNVAPIASQMATAEGFITSYGVGEIPWVKQATFSVWESKAMMKKFAYRMPNHKAVIQKTRKQNWYSEDMFTRFTIQQKIEK
- a CDS encoding LytR/AlgR family response regulator transcription factor; its protein translation is MNVLIIEDEKPAARRLSRMLAELDIEVQQMLHSVEESLNWLQNNTHPDLIFLDIQLSDGLSFEIFEEIDVKSAIIFTTAYDEYALKAFKLNSIDYLLKPIDDDELTAAVRQFKKQQPKETDVQVNLDDIRKLLVNPVDRKFKKRLSIKVGQHIKIIHIDEIECFYSENKSTYIHTTENRNYLLDHSLENWQEQLDPEHFFRVNRTYIVHINAIKDIIAYSNSRLKLMLHSYNEQEIIVSRERVKDFKNWID
- a CDS encoding 2TM domain-containing protein, translating into MNINSSDHQLRLKAAKRIEEIKGFYTHLIATFFIPPFLIFINLKTAPQFEWFWFALVAWAVGLIIHWFYVFGSAKFFNNWEANKLNEAMLNHEDKSEFIQEQYYLKTKKKVKEIKGFYVHFGISILAIIIIVLVNLQFVPSFHFFWYAVGGISIGLFFHWFGVFGFSKLGFGKTWEEKKIQEFMNKKN
- a CDS encoding 2TM domain-containing protein codes for the protein MDNQFIQEQNYQRAKKRVKAIKGYYIHAVVYVLVNLFISGIIIFGLMQSGYSFTDTFSNFGVYSTWIFWGIGIFFHWMGVFGFKSLGFSRDWEERKIQEYLDKEEERRRF